A genomic window from Cardiocondyla obscurior isolate alpha-2009 linkage group LG02, Cobs3.1, whole genome shotgun sequence includes:
- the LOC139113336 gene encoding mutS protein homolog 4: MLALIMYSLLALTAGRGDARNEVGLAAIDLQYPYLILCQISDCQTYINTLTKINVLDPIEILMPETMCEHHSRGNKLYKSIKEKFNALNITPISRIHFNESTGMERLRTLCAKEYSTVELIVKQKYYALAAAAALLKYVEYVQHMVYAPKSLRIEFQGSPNTTMIDIESARSLELVVSQSKLSIVSLLGTMNRCLTPMGRRLLRASILQPLCDQSLIADRQSCVAELITNQSLFISLQPVVQRLFGTDRLLALAIKPLHVNDMQSAERNLNYALLLKSCLDTIPELETVLAVGIHPFFVKIRKNLGNSEFHVIKNKILSLIHVDARFVKGCTSLSMQRCFAIKTDINELLDVARQIYCELINDMQSMVEQLAMKHKLPLSLEYNTNLGYHINAVIPRNFNMKISDLPMEFIQVRQNRRSFTMTTTALLTLNKQCKSACEEIYMMSNTLLTNLLDDIRQHVGCLFQLSADVAELDLALSLAQISSNPEYVRPSFGTKLELINSLHPIMEMFNRDLPVANDVEASATHNFHLITGPNMSGKSTYLKQIVLLQIMAQIGSYVPATRATFRVADRILCRMSSRDDAELNASAYVIEMKEAQYILQSVTPRSLVVLDELCRHTTVEEGSAIAWAICEKLSLTTAFTFAATHFLHLSALHNMYHNVTVHCFETKIAEPEESRDLHLIYTHKLNFGTGPTDHYGIALAEVSSLPKYVTTKAREYASLQSVNTQNDNLKSIANVLSWEKSCYDAVVQLRALLEDNRFTFANIISVMKQLDLNKQGAQVEKAQVSAKLSNVEEERKEREKREEDKNLVVSNDLTPNDASLAKQPSINERKANQVQDEMMDIVENGNWKEDESIHETTVDRTVISPPNIVNENLASVNSNLSVQSPIIDPRFFVCTSFATSTPKTMLSRRETLISGSSRAQPSAPSPISFRTSQSFESSVQYHDYCLSEGEFDITLPSQSTPSDIARMAARAKEANIFREIEGDDFDEEAFFNDMQITLDFTDDDDMMMSME; the protein is encoded by the exons ATGCTTGCTTTAATCATGTATTCGTTATTAGCGTTGACTGCCGGCCGAGGAGACGCCAGGAACGAAGTCGGTTTGGCGGCGATAGATCTTCAATATCCGTACTTGATCTTGTGTCAAATCAGCGATTGTCAAACGTATATAAATACTCTAACAAAGATCAACGTCCTCGATCCGATAGAA ATATTGATGCCGGAGACGATGTGCGAACATCACAGCCGCGGCAACAAATTGTACAAATCGATAAAGGAGAAATTCAACGCGCTCAATATCACTCCAATTTCGCGAATACACTTCAACGAGTCGACCGGCATGGAACGCTTGCGGACTCTATGCGCCAAAGAATACTCGACCGTGGAGTTAATAGTGAAGCAAAA GTATTACGCTTTGGCCGCCGCCGCGGCATTGCTCAAGTATGTCGAATACGTCCAGCATATGGTCTACGCCCCAAAATCGCTGAGAATCGAATTCCAGGGATCGCCGAACACCACGATGATCG ATATAGAGAGCGCGCGGAGCCTCGAGCTGGTCGTCTCGCAATCCAAGCTGTCTATCGTCAGTCTGCTGGGCACAATGAACCGCTGCTTGACCCCCATGGGCAGAAGACTTCTCCGCGCCTCCATTCTTCAGCCTCTATGCGACCAGAGTCTGATCGCCGACCGGCAATCTTGCGTGGCGGAATTAATCACGAATCAATCTTTATTCATAAGTCTTCAG CCGGTAGTACAACGCCTCTTTGGTACGGATCGCTTGCTGGCGTTGGCGATTAAACCTCTGCACGTCAATGACATGCAAAGCGCAGAGCGAAATCTAAATTATGCGCTGCTTCTCAAGAGTTGCCTGGACACCATTCCGGAATTGGAAACTGTTCTCGCGGTCGGTATTCACCCGTTTTTCGTCAAGATACGAAAG AATTTAGGAAATTCCGAATTCCACGTTATAAAAAACAAGATTTTATCACTAATTCACGTGGACGCGAGATTCGTAAAGGGCTGCACTTCGTTGAGTATGCAGCGGTGCTTCGCCATAAAAACTGACATCAACGAGTTGCTGGACGTGGCTCGGCAAATATATTGCGAGTTGATCAACGACATGCAAA GTATGGTGGAGCAGTTAGCCATGAAACACAAGCTTCCCTTATCTCTGGAATATAACACGAACTTGGGCTACCACATAAACGCCGTCATACCGCGgaattttaatatgaaaatctCGGATTTGCCAATGGAATTTATTCAG GTACGACAGAATAGAAGGTCCTTCACAATGACGACGACTGCATTGTTAACATTAAACAAACAGTGTAAAAGCGCTTGCGAAGAAATCTACATGATGAGTAACAC attgcTGACCAATTTGCTGGACGATATCCGCCAACACGTCGGCTGTTTATTTCAATTGAGCGCAGATGTGGCGGAATTAGATTTGGCTTTATCGCTGGCGCAAATTAGTTCGAATCCGGAATACGTGAGGCCGTCGTTCGGAAcgaaattagaattaataaacTCATTACACCCCATCATGGAGATGTTTAATAGAGACCTTCCCGTTGCAAACGACGTG GAAGCTTCGGCTACACATAATTTTCACTTGATAACTGGACCGAACATGAGCGGTAAATCTACGTACTTGAAACAAATCGTTCTGCTTCAAATTATGGCGCAg ATCGGCTCCTACGTACCGGCGACGAGGGCAACGTTTCGCGTTGCAGATCGCATACTTTGTAGAATGAGCTCTCGCGACGACGCCGAGCTCAATGCATCCGCCTATGTCATCGAG ATGAAAGAGGCGCAATATATTCTGCAATCCGTCACGCCCAGGTCTCTTGTCGTGTTGGACGAGCTATGCAGACATACCACAGTCGAGGAGGGTTCTGCCATCGCTTGGGCGATATGCGAGAAATTATCGCTGACGACCGCGTTCACGTTCGCCGCGACGCATTTTTTACACCTCTCCGCGTTGCACAATATGTACCACAACGTGACGGT ccacTGCTTCGAAACGAAAATCGCAGAGCCGGAAGAATCGCGCGATCTGCACTTGATATATACTCACAAGTTGAATTTCGGAACCGGGCCTACAGATCATTACGGGATCGCTTTAGCGGAGGTGTCCTCTCTACCGAAATATGTTACGACTAAAGCCCGAGAATACGCGTCTCTGCAATCCGTTAACACGCAAAAT GATAATCTCAAATCTATTGCGAATGTCCTATCATGGGAGAAATCGTGTTACGACGCGGTTGTTCAGTTACGCGCACTATTGGAGGATAACCGTTTCACTTTCGCAAATATAATAAGTGTCATGAAGCAATTGGACCTAAATAAGCAAGGCGCGCAAGTGGAAAAAGCGCAAGTTTCAGCAAAATTGTCGAACGTCGAGGAAGAACGtaaagaacgagagaaacgcGAGGAAGACAAAAACCTGGTCGTATCGAATGATTTGACGCCCAACGACGCATCGTTAGCGAAACAGCCGAGTATAAATGAACGAAAGGCAAACCAAGTACAAGACGAGATGATGGATATTGTCGAAAATGGCAATTGGAAGGAAGACGAATCGATTCACGAGACCACGGTAGATCGAACGGTGATTTCGCCGCCGAATATAGTCAACGAAAACCTGGCAAGCGTTAATTCAAACTTATCTGTACAGTCTCCGATAATCGATCCGCGTTTTTTCGTTTGCACATCGTTCGCAACGAGCACTCCGAAAACAATGTTGTCGCGTCGCGAAACTCTGATATCAGGCAGTTCGAGAGCTCAACCTTCGGCACCTTCGCCGATATCCTTCCGAACCTCCCAGTCCTTCGAATCCTCGGTCCAATATCACGATTACTGTTTGTCCGAGGGAGAATTCGATATCACTCTACCGTCTCAATCAACTCCAAGCGACATAGCGAGGATGGCTGCGCGAGCTAAAGaggcaaatatttttcgagaGATCGAAGGCGACGATTTCGACGAAGAGGCCTTTTTTAATGATATGCAGATAACATTAGACTTCACGGACGATGACGATATGATGATGTCGATGGAGTAA